The Desulfovibrio sp. G11 region GCAACCCATGCACTGCAGATGGTAGGCGGCCATAAGGTTGGGACGACCGGGATTGGCCTTGTCGATCTCCTTGGTGTGGCAGCTGCCGCACTTGGGAGGCGTAAGGGAAAGCGGGCTTCTGTGGTGGCAGGTAGCGCACAGGATTTCAGGCTTGTTGTGGAAAGCCTGGGCCAGCTTGTCGTCCTTGATTCTTTCCATAAGGGACGTGAGGTGGCGGCGGTGGGTAAAGTTGCTCGGCTCGTACTTGTCAGCCAGAGCATCAATGACCACCTTGTAGGGGGCCAGCATGGGGGAAACAGGCTCAACGGTCTTCTGGGCCAGCACGGTTTCTGCCGCCAGAGCTTCGTTATCGCCGGGCAGCAGGGTGCCGTTAATGCCCTTCTGCATCTGTTCGGGCGTCATTGAAGGCGTGATGTTGTGGCAGGTGGCGCACCATGCCTCGTCACGCTTGGGCGTGACAATGGCGTGACAACCCGCGCATTCGCGCCGCTCTTTGGTTTGCTGTTCGTGACAGCTCACGCAGCTGACGGGCGTGTTGCCCTTGGCGCGTTTGGCGATATTGGTGGCATGCATGGCGCGGTCAAGGGTGATGTAATTGCCCTCGGCCTTGCCTTCTACCGTGTGACAGGTGCTACAGGACACCGGATCGCCCGTGTGGTGACAGGTCTCGCAGTTGTCAATCTTCTTTTCGTGGATAAGATGGTTGAAAACCACGGGTTTCATGGCCGCGCCCTTGGGATTGGGCTTTTCGCCGACCGGAAACATGACTATAGCCGATGGCGCGCCGCTGTCTGTTGGCTCCAGGGCTGCGGCCTTGGCCGTGCCTCCCATCGCCGTGAGACACGCCGCGCCAGCCAGGGCTATAGCCGCCAGCAGAAGCAGTGATGTGCCGTTCCTCATGTGCTTGTCCTTTTGCATTCAGACATTACCCCAAGCCCGCCACTCAAGGGTGGCGGGATCCTCCGGCCCCGCCGATCCCTGCGGGGGGCAAACACGCAGATATTGCAACGGTATCGCAGGCTGCAAGACTCGTCAAGGAGGTCAGAGACTTGGAACGGCTTCTCATGCTTGGAAAAACAAGGAGATTGAGAAATATTTCATTAAAAAATAGGTTTTTATTTTGGCGGTTCGCGCCAATGCTTTTATTTGTTTCTCCACGTTGTGCATAACTGGCACATGCTCCGGCGCGGGCAGATAAAAGTAAAAATTTTATGGAATGTGGCCTGAAAAGGACGATGTGTGCGCTTTGCGCTTGACCTACAGATAAAGATGCTCTACGTGCCAAGATGATTTGGAAGCAGCGTGATGATACCCCGGCCCTGCCGGGGAATGCGCCCCCCCCTTTACGGGCCGTGCCGTCTTTCCGCAGAGGACGGCATCCACGGGGTGCGCCTGCCGCCTGAATGGCTGTGGAATGAAGGGCTGCGTAACCCCAACGGAGGATCGTTGATGAAGAATGTTGAAAGCCTGTTACAGGGCAACGAGCTGTTTCAGAAAAATTATTTCAGAAAAAATGAATCCCAGCTTCTGGATCTGGTCAGCAGCGGGCAGCACCCCAAGGCGCTTTTTATCGGTTGCGCCGACTCCCGGGTTATTCCCTCCCTCATAACCAACGCGCCTCCGGGGCAGCTTTTTGTCTTGCGCAATGTGGGCAACTTTGTAGCTCCCTATAAGCCGGACGAAGATTATCACGCGACGGCTTCCGGCATTGAATACGCGGTCACCACGCTGAACATCTCGGAAATAATCATCTGCGGGCATACCCACTGTGGCGCCATTGAGGCGCTGTACAAAGACATCAACGGCAAGCAGCTTATCCATACGAAAAAATGGCTGTCCCTCGGCAAGAAAGCCAAGGACCTTGCCCTGCTGGCCCTGGGCAAAAATGCCGACAGGGAAAAACTGCTGCGCCTGACCGAAAAACTTTCCATCATATTCCAGATCGAAAACCTGCTCACCTATCCCTATGTCAGACGCAAGGTAAACAAGGGTACGCTGCATATCCACGGCTGGCTCTATCACATCGAGTCCGGCGAAATGGAATATTACGATCCTGATGAACACGAGTTTCTTACACTGAACAAGTGAGTTCGGGCGCTCGTCGCGCAGGGGATGCGCCTGCGGCAACTGCTTGTCTTTGATCGGGGATAGCTCAAACGTAAGCTGCCCTGTCCGCCGGTCTCTATGCCGCTTTTTATGTTTGAGGGATGCGCGGTGTGTAGTGGATGCATTTGCGGTGAGAGAAAAGGCTGCTCTTCGGGATGGGGTTTTGTCGCCCTGCGGGGTTGCTGGGGCAGGGGAATGGCTTGTCCTTTGAGAGGGGATTTTTATCGCCCTGCGGGCGCGGGGGCTTTTTCTTTATTTCTTATTTGGGCCGCCTGCGCGGCGGGCGTCACACCCCCGCTGGCAGGCGCACCCCCGCGGCCTTGACTACGGCATCCACATTGTCGGGGGGCAGCCACACGGCCTCGGGCCGCGCGCGAAACCAGGTGAGCTGGCGCTTGGCGTACGCCCGCGTGTTGCGCAGCCAGAGATCGCGGCATGCGTCAAAACCCAGGCGGCCCCGCAGAAAGGCGAGGGCCTCTGCGCAGCCGATGCCCGTCCAGCCGGGGGCATCGTCATCATCACAATTCCTGAGTGCTGCTGCAGCTTCATCCATAGCGCCGGATTCAAGCATCATGTCCAGACGGCGGGCAAGGCGCGGCTCCAGCCAGGGCAGGGGGGCATCCAGCACAAGCAGCGGTCCGTTGCAGGGCGGGCGGCTCATGGCGTGCTTGTGCCACCAGGTGAAGGGCTTGCCTGTGGCCGCATGCACCTCAAGGGCGCGCACGATGCGCTGCCTGTCGTTAGGATGTATGCGGGTTGCGTAGTCCGGGTCCACGCGGGCCAGTTCGGCGTGCATGGCCTGCGAACCGACGTCTTCCAGGCGGGCGGTGAGGGCCGCGGTGAGGGCCGGATCCACCGGGGGGATTTCGGCCGTGCCGTGCAGCAGGGTCTGGAAGTAAAGCCCCGTGCCGCCCACCAGCAGGGGGATTTTGCCTCTTGAAAGAATCTGCCGCGCTGTGGCCTGGGCCTGCGCAGCCCATCGCCCGGCACTGATTTTTTGCGCTGTGGGCAGAAAGCCATACAGATGGTGCGGGCAGCAGGCCAGTTCCTCGGCAGAGGGTTGAGCCGTGATGCGGGGAAAATCGGCATATACCTGGCGCGAGTCCGCATTGATGACTTCACCGCCAAGAGCCTCGGCCACGGCAAGGGCTGCGGCTGTTTTACCTGAGCCTGTAGGGCCGGCAAGACAGATGACGGGCAGTGCTTCGGATGGCGGAGCGGCCTGTGCCGCCCCGCCGAAGATGCTGTTGCTTGGCATGGGGGTATCGCTTCAGGAGGTGCGGAATCCGCCGTGTGGCGGAGCAAGGCATGGGGTGCCCTTGGCGACCTCGCCTTTTTCGTATTTTTCCAGAAGGGCCAGGCGCACGTTTTCGGGTACAAGGCCCTTGATGTCTGCACCGTGGCTGGCAGCGGCCTTGACGATGGTGGAGCTTATGAACAGCCACTGATAGTCGGTCATGAGAAAAACCGTCTGGATGTGGCGTTGCAAGCGGCGGTTCATGAGGGCCAGCTGGAATTCATATTCAAAATCAGAGGCGGCGCGCAGCCCGCGCAGCAGGGCGCAGGCCCCGCGCTGAGCGGCGTATTCCACCGTCAGACCAGAAAACGGTTCCACCCGGGCGCGCGGCTCGTCTTTGAGGGCCTCGCGGGCCATGTTCACACGTTCTTCGTGGCTGAACAGGGGGCGCTTGGGCGTATTGTCGGCCACGGCCACGATAATCTGGTCAAAAACTTCGCACCCGCGCCGGATAAGGCTGAGATGACCATTGGTCAGCGGGTCGAAGGTGCCGGGGTACATGGCTACTCTCATGATGCTATCCAGATACAGATGCGGGTCTGGCCCAGC contains the following coding sequences:
- a CDS encoding nine-heme cytochrome c, with amino-acid sequence MRNGTSLLLLAAIALAGAACLTAMGGTAKAAALEPTDSGAPSAIVMFPVGEKPNPKGAAMKPVVFNHLIHEKKIDNCETCHHTGDPVSCSTCHTVEGKAEGNYITLDRAMHATNIAKRAKGNTPVSCVSCHEQQTKERRECAGCHAIVTPKRDEAWCATCHNITPSMTPEQMQKGINGTLLPGDNEALAAETVLAQKTVEPVSPMLAPYKVVIDALADKYEPSNFTHRRHLTSLMERIKDDKLAQAFHNKPEILCATCHHRSPLSLTPPKCGSCHTKEIDKANPGRPNLMAAYHLQCMGCHKGMDVARPRDTDCTTCHKAAPKSAD
- a CDS encoding carbonic anhydrase, which produces MIPRPCRGMRPPLYGPCRLSAEDGIHGVRLPPEWLWNEGLRNPNGGSLMKNVESLLQGNELFQKNYFRKNESQLLDLVSSGQHPKALFIGCADSRVIPSLITNAPPGQLFVLRNVGNFVAPYKPDEDYHATASGIEYAVTTLNISEIIICGHTHCGAIEALYKDINGKQLIHTKKWLSLGKKAKDLALLALGKNADREKLLRLTEKLSIIFQIENLLTYPYVRRKVNKGTLHIHGWLYHIESGEMEYYDPDEHEFLTLNK
- the miaA gene encoding tRNA (adenosine(37)-N6)-dimethylallyltransferase MiaA: MPSNSIFGGAAQAAPPSEALPVICLAGPTGSGKTAAALAVAEALGGEVINADSRQVYADFPRITAQPSAEELACCPHHLYGFLPTAQKISAGRWAAQAQATARQILSRGKIPLLVGGTGLYFQTLLHGTAEIPPVDPALTAALTARLEDVGSQAMHAELARVDPDYATRIHPNDRQRIVRALEVHAATGKPFTWWHKHAMSRPPCNGPLLVLDAPLPWLEPRLARRLDMMLESGAMDEAAAALRNCDDDDAPGWTGIGCAEALAFLRGRLGFDACRDLWLRNTRAYAKRQLTWFRARPEAVWLPPDNVDAVVKAAGVRLPAGV
- the coaD gene encoding pantetheine-phosphate adenylyltransferase: MRVAMYPGTFDPLTNGHLSLIRRGCEVFDQIIVAVADNTPKRPLFSHEERVNMAREALKDEPRARVEPFSGLTVEYAAQRGACALLRGLRAASDFEYEFQLALMNRRLQRHIQTVFLMTDYQWLFISSTIVKAAASHGADIKGLVPENVRLALLEKYEKGEVAKGTPCLAPPHGGFRTS